Part of the Falco rusticolus isolate bFalRus1 chromosome 2, bFalRus1.pri, whole genome shotgun sequence genome is shown below.
AGTCAGCAGTCCGACTCACAAGCACAAGGCACACGGGGAAAAGTAACATCTCGACTGACCTTCGGTTCCGCTCCCCTTGATTTGTCAATGTACAATTCCAGACGAACCTagggacaaaggaaaaacaaaagacccCCGTTTCGCGgggaagcaaaccaaaaggcCTCTTCCCCTCGGCTGCTCCGGCCCCGGAGCTGACTGTCACGACACAAGATCAGCCAGACACCTGAGCTgccgctgcctcccagccctccccggcaGTTAAAAGGCTTGCGGAGAAAGCAGCAGTCGGGGGCGACGGCTGGGGATTCCGCTGCCGgctgccttttcttgctctggccCGCTCGCAGGGGCGGGAAGAGGCTCCTGAGCCACAcacacccgcccccccccccccccccccccccccccccccgcgacaGCGTTACCGCAGGCCCCGAGGCAGCCTCTctgcggcccgcgggggccggcagccccagccggctgCCACGGCTCAggccagcggctgggggaaagacaaagccccgcgcagggctgcggcggctgcccgggcagcccgcaggcggcggcgggtgggcggcggggcggcgcgggccgaCCCCTctcccgggcgccgccgccacgagcgagcaccggggccgccccgccgccgctcctcgccGAGGTAGCGGCGCGGCTCcgagagacaaaaaaaaaaaaaaaaaacccacccaaaaaagGGCAGCCCCGTGAGGAGCCCGCTGACCACCGTCCCTGCCGGGGAGACGAGAaccggcggcagccccgccggtcccgggccgggccgcccgcctgcctcagcccgcccgccgccggcaccaggCGCTCCCTGCCGCGGCCGAGCGCCGGGCCGCCACATCCCCCCGACtcggccgctgcccgccggcccccggccgccctTCAGCCCGAGCGCTCACCCAGCGCGCCGCCGCACGTCCCGGCCCGAAACTCTTCCAGGTTCCCGGCGAAGGCTCCGCACCCCCACAGCCACTCCAGCGCGCCGCGCGGGCCGGAAATGAACCCACCTTCCGGGGCCGTATGCGTAGCCCATACGTACgaggccggaagccccgccccttTGGCGTCACGTCGtttctgcgcatgcgctgcccgATAGttggagcgctgctgccatctagcgaaatataaatgggtactgcagccggccctgttggtggagcgctgctgccatctagcgaaatataattgggtactgcagccgcccggTTGGTGGAGGTCCTTTCCTGCTATTTTGTGACTTGTGTTGGAAGTGCCTGGCACCAGGTTCGAGTATTAAGGCAGAAAGCCCCAGGGCCTCGTACCTCTGGGTGGTACATGCTGTGTCACACCAGCTACGGTGCCTTCCTGCTTTACAAATGCAATCAGTTTTGGCAAGTTTACAAAACTAGTGCTTTATCAGGAAGGTGTCTTTGGATTTCAGCTTACCCCTTTCTACTTTTCATATGCCTACATcgcaagaaaaagaaagggttttGCTTCTCAGGTTTGCTCCAGTTACTCGGCAATTCAGGCAtgaccacagcagagctgttttcctacagtcttttttgtttccagaatcctccctcccctccctagAGAGGGCTATGTGCAGGGCAAAGCGGACACTATGAGTAGGGACGACTGAGTAAAGTTACCAAAGGGCACGTGGTGCCTTCCTCGCAGCAAGGGactgatttcagtttttctatGCTTGGATGACTTTCGCAGCTCAGAGTTTGGTTAAATCTACTCGTGGGGCAGCACTTGAACGTCTGTTGAGTGATTCCATACTGGACAACAGCAGCCACACCCAGACAAAAGTCTCCTCGGGGACAGACACGATAGCAGACTTCGTGTGGGCTGACCTCACCTTTTGCTTGCAACCGGCACcttattttgcaaaggaatCTTTGAAACCCTCTTTCTTTGAGACAAGGGACCGTAAGGGCCAAGGGCCAAAGCAGCCACGCTGCAGCCTGGAGCCCGACGGTGGCTTCTCAGGTTCCAGCAATGGCTGTGGAGCACAGCTCTTGTGTCACCAAGCAGAGCGCCTGACACCCTGAAGTGCCTCGGCGCCCCGGGGGTGTGAAGCCTCTGTCTGGGGATCAGGCAGCCTCCCACCACAGGTCTTGCTGAGCTAAAATGACTCTGCAGAGGCTGTAAAATTGTCTCggagtgctgtgctgcttaaGATGAAAGTGCTTCCGATAGCTCAAGCTAGCCCGCCCACTCAGCTCTTACGAGCTGTACCTCCATATGCCATGGGAAGAAGTATTTAACGCAGTAACTCCAACTCTCGGCTTGGCACCCAAACCCGTAGATCAAACAGTCCATTTGTTCTTATTATTGGAagtctccttcctcccctccaaaGCCTGTCGTGCTTCCCTCCCTGGGCGAGGGCCCTACTCGTCTCGCATATCCAGCAAGCAGCCTCTCGAGTGCAGTTTCCACAGGCACATCTTCTTGATCCGGCAGGTCAACGTAGGTATCTAGCGTCTGATCGTCGATACCGGGATCAATCGCACAGAAAGCAGTCTTCAGATCATCTGCCTTCCCCTCTCTGTTCCAAAACAACACAGTCACCATTACGTTGTGGTATGTGAAAAGAACATTTACTTACTTGTGTCACACTGAGAATCCATGTTGCCCgaaatgcagagcagagatgTCTTTTGATACAGTCATCTCTGCCTCTACTAGCATCCCGTTGTTAAACACATGTGCAATAAAGACTGGTGAATGCTAAACGTTAAACTGACCGGAAGTTAAGAAATCTTAGATTGATGATAACCTGGGAAGACCTTAATTTCACTCTATTGTGCATTGATATCCCTTATTACAGAACTGTACTTCTTGCTAATCCAGCGCCCACGTTGGACAGGATTTCACTTCACAGGCACCTGCCCACCTCTGGCGTTCTCCTCGGTGCTCGGTGTGGCACCAGACTTTTTTTCAATGCAGTAATTGCCTCTTGTTTTGAGGTGGAATTATTTCTCAGATTTGCACCCGTTGTCAGTCCTATTTGCTCTTCCCACTCCTCAGAACCAGTCTCTGAAGACGTACAGGATTTTACCGCTATTTTGGGAGAGCTGAGgagtgtggataactggctagctggAAAAGTTCACATAAACATAGTCtagctggctggacaaaaatgcgcatcgctctcagcttatctgaagtaaagcacaAATACGCTGcctttggctgttcttgttacacaataacaggaagatttcggtgggaaaagaatgttgcaggtgggaacagataactacagaagagaaactaggggtgggcttgatatttaggcaactcaccaataatgagcttaacttttgtaatacgtatgagctaattataacaaggcataaaaggtgactgtaaggcacaataaacgaagtctgctgatcactcatattgattgactgtgtcttccctccgtcgcgacagaGGAGCACTGTACCGAAGGGGATTAGTGGTACAACTGATCTCTGCTCGCTGTCTGCCACGCCAAAGTTCTTTGGGTCGGGGACTGCTGCTCGCAGTGTTCCGCAGAGCCGGGCTCAGCCAGGTCTCGGCATTCACTGCAACGGGCACAGCCCTGTAGCGCAGGGAGGCCTGCGCTGGCCACGCACACTGCGTCCACTGCGGGGTTCCCTCTGCACGCGCGGTCCTGAGCTACTGTCCCCAtcagccccttccctccatACTTACAGTAGATCTCCCAGCTTGTTCTTCAGCTGGCTCAGATACTCCTGCTTCCCCCTGACATCCTGGCTCCGGGGCTTGGCCACGAAAGCTTCAGCGCTCCCCGCCTCCTCCTGAAAGAAATTACAGCTGTGTTAGCACCGAACATGTGTTCCGGTCTGCACAGGAGCTGCCTCTCAACGTGCACGAAAATAACGCGGCTCTCCGAGAAATGGAATTTCCACGTGAAAAGTGGAAATAGAGAGAAAGAATATGGGAAAAACTCCCATCACAGAAAAGGCACAAGCTTGCACTGCCATTGTCTGCAGAGGGCCTTCAGGTGTTAGAGCTTGTGGTGGGCACTCCAGCTTTGTTAGTCTGATAAACCTAGC
Proteins encoded:
- the LOC119143768 gene encoding translin-associated factor X-interacting protein 1-like, which translates into the protein MRRNDVTPKGRGFRPRTYGLRIRPRKVGSFPARAARWSGCGGAEPSPGTWKSFGPGRAAARWEEAGSAEAFVAKPRSQDVRGKQEYLSQLKNKLGDLLEGKADDLKTAFCAIDPGIDDQTLDTYVDLPDQEDVPVETALERLLAGYARRVGPSPREGSTTGFGGEEGDFQ